The Manis javanica isolate MJ-LG chromosome 13, MJ_LKY, whole genome shotgun sequence region GGGGTGGAAAGAGAGAGTACAGGAGATaaacataatataagttggtcacagggattgTAGGATATcattgattctacaacatctttttatgttgacagatagtaactgtactagttggagtgaggatttaatattgtgggtaactgttgatgcactatttttttctacttgaaaccaatataaattgtgcagctatacttcaataaagaattATAATCAACTGAATCAGTGTTGTTGATAAGTCAACTAAGGGAAGGATTGAAAATTAAACAATGGGGTTTTAATAAGGTTGAGTAATGTGAAGACTCTTTAAGAATATATGGGTGGGCTAAATTATTGCTACTGCAGGAAGATAAGTGAATGTTCTCCTCCTCTACCATCTTGTTGATATCATTCTCTGAGCACACTCTGGTATGTACTCTGTAATCAGTATGGACTAAGCATGAACAGATATTTCGCTATCATTGTAGAATTCCACAATCAATGTTTCCCAATTTCATAATAGTTGTGTCCACACATACCTTACAGCCTAAACATCAAAATTATGGGTCTTGTAATCAATTAAGTTTCAGTAAATATCAAATTGTCCTAAAAGTGGTTACTGTGGTACAATATACTATTGGGATTCAAACTAAAATAGGAAATGGGACTTGTTTGTTACCATAATAAATTTAGTTTTAGCTGACTGATGCGATACAATAACTGAGACATACGATATTGGTGCAGGTTAGCTATCAGACCTCCTGTTCTGAAAACAACATCCAGAAAAATACCAATGCATAGATGAGCAATATACTTACTACTGATTGACATTATGGTGAATTGATGGACATTGTAATAAAAATCTTTTAGACATAAAACAAATTTGAGTTTCTATCTCACACCAAACATAAAAACTAATTTCACATAGCTTTATGTGTCATGGAAAAAGGCTAACATATCTGTCCTTCAGGATGCATTAAGTAGGGATTTCAACATGAAGGCCTATTGAGcaaaatcatcagggaaaatacTGACAAATTAACTATTTCAAAATTCAGCATAATTATGCATTACAAATATTGGAGATAAAGCCCATGAAAAATGAGCCACTCACATAAGGAATAGATTCTCTATGCATAAAATCAGAAAGGATGGCTATATCAATTGAATAAAGACCTCTTTATGcataagaaaatgataaaaatctccATGTAAATATGGCAGATACTATATATGACAGACATGGATTTCAATGAAAATATGATAGATCATGGATTTCACACAAGGGGGAAAATAAATGGCCCATATATGTGAAAATGCTTCCCGTCATAATAAGAGAAATATAAGTTAATTAAATATTTCACAGCCCTTCATCAGACGAATGAAAACATTTTGGTGATGATGTAGAATAGCACGAATATACAATGTGTGGGTAAATTGGTCCAACGGCTCAGGAAAACTCCTGGGAACtacaaaaaggaggaaagataCTCCCAATAGTCAATAATCCCACCCAAGCAGTAAAACATTCTCTGATTTATTCCAGGAggtatgaaagaaaatattcaaagagaTTTATTCATAATAGGACAAAGTATTTCCCCAAAATTAAATCAGCatcagaagccctgtctcttTTTATCATAATGATATGTAATATAGAGGgcactgaaaataaacaaatagttgCTAAACCCAGTAACACGTATGAATCTCAGACGTACAATGAGGAGAATAACAACCAAGAAGTGATATTCATTCATTGAGTTGAAACTTTAGCAAGGTCACAAAGAAGCAAATCTTCACAATATATTCTACACATGTACatacaaaagcaataaaaagatgCATAAAGCTAAATACATGACTTTTTTGTAAGGCAAAACGTAGTGAAAATTAACTGTTGGCTGCCTCAAAATGATTTCTCTGCATGGTTACACTGCTCgcaccttctctctgtgtctcagtctgTATTTTAGGGATACACAtgattacattcactgtccatcccTCCAGATAATCAAGCTGAAGGTGCCtcactgaaaattttctttttgtaaataggTACCACTGACTCTACTATCAtgcaaattaatatttatatgataTCACAGTAAGGAGAATTAGAATGTGATGATATATCTTGAAGAACAGTATTCACTCATGACATATATGTCTTCTGATGATGTTATGCAAAGGTACAGCATCAACATAAAAAGTAGAGGACAGTCAGGCTTTTGTGTCTGGCCATTATGTCCAAAAATGATATATGTATCTGCTTCCCACTGATGAATCTCAAATATAGCACAATCATCACAAACAACTCAGATCATCTAATTGtatcaattttatatttaatgaaaattagtATAGTGGAGGCTAACGTGGACTTGGAAGTATATGTTTTACAAATGACTAGTCTGAGTACTAAGTTGGGGTTTGAAAGGTGAACTCCCTTGCCCCACTGCACGCCTAAATCTGGGATGCAGCCGGCATGGTCATAACCACAGATCAGACAAAAGCTAGTCTCTAGAAATGACTGCAGCCTGCCTTCAATACTTTCCCCCTCCTATCCACTTTCAGTAATTTCCCTCGTTTGGAGAGCAATCGACAAAAAATATCACTAAACTAGAACCCCTGACTCAGCTTTGGTTGTGTGGGTCcagagcaaagaaactgaatttagAAAACTGAGGTCATTCTCAGTCATCCTGGAGCTGAACAAACGGTATCATCACAACTCAAGCCATTGCTGAGATGCACGTGGCCATGGAGTGATCTGATAAAGTTAGAGCCTCATGGTGGTGGAGGAAACAGGCATCTGGCCCGCCCAGGAATCCAGTCACTTTGGCTCATACAAGAAAAACAAGCCCAAAGCAGGTGAACGCATTAAAGACAGAGGTATCCTAGTAATTATTTTCCTCAAGGCCCGCTTCatgtccctgttcctcaggctgtagatgaaggggttcatcATCTGGGGAACCATGATGTACATCACTGAAGCCACTGCAGCCTTTCTGGAAGAGTCAGTAACTGCAGAGGTAATGTACACCCCAAAACCTGACCCATAGAACAAGGAGACAGCTGAGAGGTGAGAcccacaggtggaaaaggctttatGCTTACCCTCCACTGAGGGCATTCTCAAAATGGAAGAGAGAATTTTAGTATAAGAGAAAATGATCCCAGATACAGGAACACCCGCAAATAGGCTGCCTACAAAGTATATCAGGAAATTATTGATGAGGGTGTCAGAGCAGGCCAGCTTGATGACCTGAGCAAGTTCACAGAAGAAGTGAGGGATTTCCCTGTTTGTGCAAAAAGACAGCCTCAGCACCATCAGACTGTGGAGCAGGGCATCCCCAGTGCtaaggagcagagagagcagaatcAGCATAGCACAGGGGTGGGGGGTCATGATGACCGTGTACCTCAGtggatggcagatggccacatagcggtcataggccattgctGCAAAGAGACAGTTTTCAAAACCAACAAAAATTAAGACAAAGCCAATCTGTGCAATGCAGCCAATGTAGCTAATGTGCTGATTCTCTCTGTTAATATTCACCAGCAACTGGAGGGCTGTCGTTGTGCTTATACAGATGTCAGTAAAAGACAGGAtgcagaggaagaagtacatgggggtgtggaggtgggggtcagagctgacagccaggatgatgagcaggttccccaggatGGTGACCAAGTACATGGACAGGAACAGCCCAAAGAGGATGGGCTTCAGTTCTGGATCATCTgtcaatcccaggaggaggaattcTGGAACATCTGTGTGATTCATGTTCTTGATGAATCTGATGTGAAAGAGGAagtgaaaaaatggaaatagtttCTGGTCTAACAGCAGCAATATCCACTGGGAACTTCTTAGAAGTGAAAATTTCCTGTGCATAAACTCAGGGGTGAGGACCAGAAATGTATGTTTCAACAAGCCCTACAGATGAATTTGAAACATGCTAATATTTGAGAACCAGTGCTTAAATCAAAACAAACAGTACCCTCTATGTATATTGTGAACCCAGATGAATATTCAGATCTGTCCCTCTGCTAATTTCTCCTCCATCACCATCTCTCACActatttctttcctgtctttctgttactgatcCAAAATTTTAGAGATCACCAAATCCATATTACACATTGTGCCAAGTGCTGAGACTGACACCAAGAATAAGACATGgcatttcctttagaaatatCTCATGCCTtcaaacaaacagaaggacaTGAATAATGTTATGACATCTGCATCTAGAACAGTGGTCCCAAATAGTTGGCATTCCTCAAAGTCATCTGTAGGACTGGTCACATTACAGATGCTTAAGTACATGCTATGATCCCATTTACCCCTAAGGACAGTTGGGTAAGTTGAGGCAAGGTCATGGACAGGAGGTATGGCTGGTGCACGGCAAAGACTGGGTCGCAGACTAGACCACGTGACTGCTGAGTTGACTCTCTTGAATAGTCTCTCTTAATGCCCCTGATGACACAGAACCAGCCTTTATAATCATACAGATTTCACCAtttcattcaacatttttaacattttaattctgTGCAATGTCCAAACACTTTTCCAGTTCCTGCAAGTTATGTCTACCTCTACCCATGAAGTAGCATGTAGCAGGTCAAGGCATCCATCCAAGTATATGCTTTGTTCCTGGCAAAGAGAAGAAATGCTGCCCATCAACCTGAAGCTCGTAAGACGCCCCGGTTGAAACAGTCCTCATCGGCCGTAGTGGTTCATTCTACAGGAAGCAGACACTGTGTCGGGGAGATGCTCTGCCTCATCCTGAGAGGATGTCTTCCCCTAAGGTGACAGTGTCATGTCGTTAAGAAAAACAGTTACATCTGAGAAAGAATGAATTGTATTGGCACATAGGAAAACAGCAATCTGTAGGTCCTTGAAGACCAAGACAAGGTAATGAAGAAAAACATGCTATTTACTAGCCAATAGAGTGACCTACAGGATGGTTTCTGTGAAGACGTGGTCCTCGCTCTCCTGGGGAGACTGCAGTGACCACGACAGCCCTTATTATTTGGAGGATTACTTGAACTCAAACAGTGATTTCAGTCCAGACCAGCACTTGCTTTGTGAAGTGGGAACATTGTCTCTGCAGAGGCCTCGTGTCCTCACTTGTGTAACGGGAACCTTCATCAGACCTTATGGGGATGTTGCAATGATGACGATGAATAGAAACACATCCAGCATGGCAGTCAGCACAGGGCACCCGCATCCTCACATTTCCTATCGTGGTTCTCTTTTTCTGCCATGAACAGCAGCTCCTGGCATGTGTCACTCATCAGAAGAAATCAATGGGCTCGGCAAGTGGAAGAAAACAATCAAGAAGAACATCCCACCTGTGACAACAGCAAATTTCAGGGAAGACATTATGAGCTGCAAGCCCAGCTGGGAACCTTAATCATGCAAAAAAGGGAATTAAGGAAACATTGGTGGTATCATTATTCATCTGGCAGGGACAGAAGATGAACTGCACAGCAATTTTGATGAatcaagtaataaaaataaatagatgtagAAATGAACACAAATATTGAAAACATATTGGAGGAGAACATGTATGACAAAAGTCTATACATgagatatttttcacattttttaatctttcatagCTGTGCTTATTTTTGTTATGAATTATTCAAGAGAAACGAAAGTACAAAGATACCAATGAAGAGCTTGGTACCCACCAGtcaatttgtttttattaccaCATTTAATAGATATACTTGAAGAACCTGTATCATGTATTTACACAATTctcattcttttccttccctgaggAACCACAACACTAACTGAATATACAGATCTCATCAGCACATTTTACTACATTTAATACTATGATGCCACAAAAATTGTactgttttgaattttaaaagctaTCTGTGAACATGACCCCAGTGAACATGTCACATACAGTTGACCCCTTGGTAActaactattttttttattaatctcGATATTCAGTTCagctccatttatttaaaaaccagACAGAAATCAACTATAGTTAAAttgtaaacaaaagaaaaattataaaatttagaaaaccaTGAAGTGACTTACCATATAGATACATCACAATTTGTTTCTCCATTCCCTCTTTGACAGGAATTACAGTAACTGGCTTTTATTCTTAAGTGTATTTATGACATAGGTACAGTCAAAAGCCATGCGTGATGGAAGCCATATGCCCAAAATAATATGCCTCTATGACAGGAAGAGGGGAAAGAGTGGGGAATCCAATAGGGGCGCCTTCTGCAGGCATATTATtgtgttattttatataaaaacctCAAGGTGATACAACAGAATATCAGCATTCGTGCACTGGAATGATGTGAGGGGTGGGcatatggttttttaaaattacactcTTTTGATGCTGATGTCCTAATTTatcaggaataaaataaaaagtaaaataaaatagacaacactttctctgctgctctcatttaaAGTACTTGGTAGTTTTACAAAGAACAGGTAGACCAGCAGGCAGCCTACTCATTATCCATGGGAATAAGACAACAGCTGTTCTACACACTCAAATTATCAAGAACCAGGAAAGAGAATCAACAGCAAATAGCAGCAAAGATTTTCCATGCTCCCACCACAAGAACTGaagtaaatatcagaaaaaataactgTCATCCTGTCTGAGAAGAGGCAGGTTTGGCTCTGGAGGAAGTGAACCCTAGAGGTGGGGTGAGGTAGCCCCGAGAATGAAAGTCAGGGAGCACTGGTGCCATGTGTGCTATGAAATCCCATATATGGGGTGTCCAGTGTGCTGATAGGCAGTGAGGCCAGAGCTCCACGGCCGACTGGGTTCTGGTCACTTTAAACATGAATGCACCTCACTGCTTCCACAGGAAAGAATTTGGCTAAAACACCTCCTCTTATTTGCAGTGCATTAACTCAGGGACTTGGATTACCTGGTTCGCTTCACGGAGCAGTGATGCTCGATGCAGCCCCTGGATGTGGAAGATGGAGGTCTGTCCTCAGGAAGGGCAGACAGCCTGACCGAGGCCCCTGGCTCGTGATCAAGGAGGACACCCATGGGAGGGGCCTCACATGTGTGGTTCCTGACTCGGTGGGGCTGTCAGGTGAGGTGGCCACAGACGGAATGTGCAGTATATATCCTCGGGGGCTCATTACCCCTGGGGGCTCAATATTCCAAGATCCTCATTAGCCAGGCCTATAGTGTCATTCTGATCCCAGAGCAATGCAAACCCTTACAGACCAAGTCTATAGACAGTAGGAGTTCTGGATGGTTGTGCCCCTAACTATCCACTTCTCCCCACCTGTGTGCGTTTACCTGACTCCACTTGCCTtgcatctatacacacacactattCTCTAATGAATTTAGTTACAAACAAAAGCATCTTTGTTTCTGTAGGCGCCAAGAGCAGGCTTCCCAGAAGaggtgccattgtgacatgcaggtTGTCTCGGACTTGCAGGCAGCCAAGGCCCAAAAGATTCAGAAAGAAACATGACGCCCTCCTCAATtcaataaaaagatttttctggatattatttattataattgatatataatcttatattgtacaacatagtgattcaatagttatgtacatttttaatgctcaccccaactagtgtataACAGTTTAGATGGAGGACCTGCCCCAGGAGGAGGGCCATCCCCACGGGGAAGTGCGGGATAATGTGAGcaaggggtgggggacagggaggggtgTGGCTAGCCTGTCACAGTTCCTCTCTGGGTCCCAGCTTTTCTGTGTGGCcaagcaaacatttgtttatcagACATGTACTCTTTCTTATGCCTGcgaattgcttccctttttctctgacgtctcagacccctaccccaTCCTCCTTAGTTCAGGTTGACATGCAGACCTCATGGACCCTGCCTGTCTTCAGAATTTATATCTATGGATTCCTCATACATatgtaagtaatttttttctcctattattctGCCTCATGTCAATATGATTCTTcaaccagctagaagaacctcaaggTGTGTAggaaatttcttcttcctccacaatATTTCAGAAAAGTCTCCCTGAGGATCTAAATCAACCTCACTGTTGTCTTGCAGGCTGGATTTCAAGCCCAACTCCAATTTTAGGTGTGGAAACATAGATAATGTATGTGGGTAGAAAgcatataattataaatacagttaagacattttaaacaatttttcctGGTAAGAGTCACTCAGCAAAatcaaaaatatgttattttacagttttttttcttttttaaaataatttttattcaggtattattgatatacactcttatgaaggtttctcatgaaagaaacaatgtggttactacattttcccatattatcATGCCCCAtccatacctcaatgcagtcgctgcccatcagtgtagtaagatgccacagattcactatttgccttctctgtgctacactgttttccctgtgacccaccacaccatgtgtactaaacataacacccttcaatccccttctgcctcactccccacctgcccttccacacccatcccctttggtaacaactagcttcttcttggagtctctgagtctgctgctattttgttccttcagttttgcttcattgttatactccacaattgagggaaatcatttggcacttgtctttctccacctgacttatttcactgagcataataccttccagctccatccatgttggtgcaaatggtaggatttgtttctttcttatgactgaatagtattccattgtgtgtatgtaccactttttctttatccattcatctactgatggacacttaggttgcttccatatcttggctattttaaaaattgttgccacaaacatgggggtgcatatgtctttctgaaactgagaagttgtattctttacaACTAACGTGATCATGAACAGCAAGGAAAGACTGACAAACTTTCCCAGACAAGGGGAGACTTAATGACTAAGTATAGTGTGGTGTCCTAAGTTGATTCTGGAGCAGAATCATGTGAAAAGTGGTGAAATCCAAATGAATTCAATAGCTTACTGAACAGTCATGTAACAATAACAATTAATTTTGACATATGTACcattgttatttaaaatgttaacttaGGAGAAACTGGATCCCATctctactatctttgcaactttatttaaaatccaaaataaaaagctagaaataaatctTTTCTAATGCAAGACTGCTACTGGTTCATTATAAAGTATCACAATGAAAAAGACCACTCTCGGTGTTGGTGAGGCTGAGGAGTAATTAGAACTCTCATACACTTTGAACATGTGGTTATGTTGACTTACcatttttggaaaattgtttagCAACATCACTAAAGTTGAATTGGACCTCCACATCTCCTATGATTCTGCTATTTCGGACATAGTTATACTAGATCTTTCTCAGCAGAAAAGGGTGTATTTGCATATGTAATTAATTTTTCCCCCTATTATTCTGTCTTATGTCAATATGACTCTTAAACCAGGTAGAAGAAACTCAAGGGATGGAGGAAATTGCTTCCTACCCAGTATTTCAAAAAAAGTCTCCACGGGGATCTAAAACAACTTCTCTGTTGGCTTGATGCTGGATCTCAGGAAGCCCAATTCCAATTTTAGGTGTGAAAATATAGA contains the following coding sequences:
- the LOC108386202 gene encoding olfactory receptor 7G1-like; this translates as MGVLLDHEPGASVRLSALPEDRPPSSTSRGCIEHHCSVKRTRFIKNMNHTDVPEFLLLGLTDDPELKPILFGLFLSMYLVTILGNLLIILAVSSDPHLHTPMYFFLCILSFTDICISTTTALQLLVNINRENQHISYIGCIAQIGFVLIFVGFENCLFAAMAYDRYVAICHPLRYTVIMTPHPCAMLILLSLLLSTGDALLHSLMVLRLSFCTNREIPHFFCELAQVIKLACSDTLINNFLIYFVGSLFAGVPVSGIIFSYTKILSSILRMPSVEGKHKAFSTCGSHLSAVSLFYGSGFGVYITSAVTDSSRKAAVASVMYIMVPQMMNPFIYSLRNRDMKRALRKIITRIPLSLMRSPALGLFFLYEPK